The following coding sequences lie in one Mycobacterium sp. 050128 genomic window:
- a CDS encoding peptidoglycan D,D-transpeptidase FtsI family protein, whose translation MSRGEDSRTRRSRPTRGSRKPQGTRDVRQPARTRKPEKAQQGRDAKEPKGFRKAKKSGEAPLGHSASERRTRQVVEAGTRGASFVFRHRAGNLVILALTLVAAAQLFVLQVTNAPKLRAQAAGQLKVTDVSKAIRGSIVDRNNQQLAFTIESRALTFQPKKIRQQLEEAKKKNPAAPDPQARLRDIAKEVSGRLNNKPDYATVLKKLQTDDNFTYLARAVDPAVASAISDKYPEVGSERQDLRQYPGGSLAANIVGGIDWDGHGLLGLEDSMDSVLSGTDGSVTYDRGSDGVVIPGSYRNRHKAVNGSTVQLTIDDDIQFYVQQQVQQAKDMSGAHNVSAVVLDAKTGDVLAMANDNTFDPSQDIGRQGDRQLGNLAVSSPFEPGSVNKIVTASSVIEYGLSNPDEVLQVPGSINMGGVNIHDAWEHGVMPYTTTGVFGKSSNVGTLMLAQRVGPERYYDMVRKFGLGQRTNVGLPGESAGLVPPIDQWSGSTFSNLPIGQGLSMTLLQMTDMYQTIANDGLRIPPRIIKATIASDGTRTEEARPEGVRVVSPQTAQTVRQMLRAVVQHDPMGYQQGTGPAAAVPGYQMAGKTGTAQQINPGCGCYFDNVYWITFAGMATVDNPRYVIGIMMDNPERNADGTPGHSAAPLFHNIAGWLMQRENVPLSPDPGPLLTLQAT comes from the coding sequence GTGAGTCGCGGCGAGGACAGCCGCACTCGACGGTCGCGGCCGACACGCGGTTCGCGTAAACCACAGGGAACCAGGGACGTCCGGCAACCCGCTCGAACTCGGAAGCCGGAGAAGGCGCAACAGGGCCGAGACGCGAAGGAACCAAAGGGATTCCGCAAGGCCAAGAAATCCGGCGAGGCGCCGCTCGGTCATTCGGCCAGTGAGCGGCGCACCCGGCAGGTCGTCGAGGCCGGCACCCGGGGCGCATCGTTCGTCTTCCGGCATCGCGCCGGCAATCTGGTCATCTTGGCGCTGACGCTGGTGGCGGCGGCCCAGCTGTTCGTCCTGCAGGTCACCAACGCGCCGAAGCTGCGCGCCCAGGCCGCGGGCCAGCTCAAGGTCACCGACGTCTCAAAGGCCATCCGCGGCAGCATCGTTGACCGCAACAATCAGCAGCTGGCGTTCACCATCGAGTCGCGCGCGCTGACGTTTCAGCCGAAGAAGATCCGCCAGCAATTGGAAGAGGCCAAGAAGAAGAACCCGGCCGCTCCCGATCCGCAGGCGCGGCTGCGCGATATCGCCAAAGAGGTTTCCGGCCGGCTGAACAACAAGCCGGACTACGCGACCGTGCTGAAGAAGCTGCAAACCGACGACAACTTCACCTATTTGGCGCGTGCGGTCGACCCGGCGGTCGCCAGCGCGATCTCGGACAAGTACCCCGAGGTCGGCTCCGAGCGGCAGGATCTGCGCCAATATCCGGGCGGATCGCTGGCGGCCAACATCGTCGGCGGCATCGACTGGGACGGCCACGGCCTGCTCGGACTCGAAGACAGCATGGACTCCGTGCTGTCGGGAACCGACGGCTCGGTCACCTACGACCGCGGCTCGGACGGCGTGGTCATCCCCGGCAGCTACCGCAACCGGCACAAGGCGGTCAACGGTTCGACCGTCCAGCTGACCATCGACGACGACATCCAGTTCTACGTGCAGCAGCAGGTCCAGCAGGCCAAGGACATGTCCGGGGCACACAATGTCTCGGCCGTCGTGCTGGACGCCAAGACCGGTGACGTGCTGGCCATGGCCAACGACAACACCTTCGACCCGTCGCAGGACATCGGGCGCCAGGGCGACCGGCAACTCGGCAATCTCGCGGTGTCGTCGCCGTTCGAACCGGGCTCGGTGAACAAGATCGTCACCGCCTCCTCGGTCATCGAGTACGGCCTGTCAAACCCCGACGAGGTACTCCAGGTCCCGGGCTCGATCAACATGGGTGGTGTCAACATCCACGACGCGTGGGAGCACGGCGTGATGCCCTACACCACCACCGGCGTGTTCGGGAAGTCGTCCAACGTCGGAACACTGATGTTGGCTCAACGCGTTGGGCCGGAACGCTATTACGACATGGTCCGTAAGTTCGGGCTCGGGCAGCGCACCAACGTCGGGCTGCCCGGTGAGAGCGCCGGCCTGGTGCCGCCCATCGACCAGTGGTCGGGCAGCACGTTCTCCAACCTGCCTATCGGCCAAGGTCTTTCGATGACCCTGCTGCAGATGACCGACATGTACCAGACGATCGCCAACGACGGCCTGCGGATACCGCCGCGAATCATCAAGGCCACCATCGCTTCCGACGGCACCCGCACCGAAGAAGCGCGCCCGGAAGGTGTTCGGGTGGTCTCGCCGCAGACCGCGCAGACCGTGCGGCAGATGCTGCGCGCCGTCGTGCAACACGACCCGATGGGCTACCAGCAGGGCACCGGACCCGCGGCCGCGGTGCCCGGCTACCAGATGGCCGGCAAGACCGGTACCGCTCAGCAGATCAACCCGGGCTGCGGCTGCTACTTCGACAACGTGTACTGGATCACCTTCGCCGGGATGGCCACCGTCGACAACCCGCGCTACGTGATCGGGATCATGATGGACAACCCGGAGCGCAACGCGGACGGCACGCCCGGCCACTCGGCGGCCCCGCTGTTCCACAACATCGCGGGCTGGCTGATGCAGCGCGAGAACGTCCCGCTGTCACCCGATCCCGGCCCGCTGCTGACCCTGCAGGCCACATAG
- a CDS encoding UDP-N-acetylmuramoyl-tripeptide--D-alanyl-D-alanine ligase, giving the protein MIELTVAQIAEIVGGTLADITPQDAAELHVTGTVEFDSRAVGPGGLFLALPGAHSDGHDHAASAVAAGAVAVLAARPVGVPAIVVAPQGASGSRAGVLEHDPDGSGAAVLDALAKLAKAVAEELVAGGLTIIGITGSSGKTSTKDLVAAVLEPLGEVVAPPGSFNNELGHPWTVLRATRRTDYLVLEMSARHPGNIAALARIAPPAIGVVLNVGTAHLGEFGSREAIARTKSELPQAVPSSGVVILNVDDPSVAAMAHVSSGWVVRVSRSSETDSGPSDVWAEGVSLDELARPRFTLHAMDARGALEVEVRLGVYGEHQVTNALCASAVALQCGAGVEQIAASLAAAGPVSRHRMQVTNRADGVTVIDDAYNANPDSMRAGLQALAQIARGGGLGNAEKRRSWAVLGEMAELGEDAITEHDAIGRLAVRLDVSRLVVVGMGRSVTAMHHAAVMEGSWGASGDRGAVQVADGDAALDVLRAELQPGDVVLVKASNSAGLGALAEALVAEGPAGSAGEVRP; this is encoded by the coding sequence ATGATCGAGCTGACCGTCGCGCAGATCGCCGAAATCGTCGGCGGCACACTGGCCGACATCACGCCGCAGGACGCCGCCGAACTGCACGTCACCGGGACTGTCGAATTCGACTCCCGCGCCGTCGGCCCCGGCGGGCTGTTCCTGGCGCTGCCGGGCGCCCACTCGGACGGACACGACCACGCGGCCTCGGCCGTCGCGGCCGGTGCGGTCGCCGTGCTGGCCGCGCGGCCGGTCGGGGTGCCCGCCATCGTCGTTGCCCCGCAAGGCGCTTCGGGCTCGCGGGCCGGGGTGCTCGAGCACGACCCGGACGGCTCGGGCGCGGCGGTGCTGGACGCGCTTGCCAAGCTGGCCAAGGCGGTGGCCGAGGAGCTGGTGGCCGGCGGGCTCACGATCATCGGGATCACCGGCTCGTCGGGCAAGACGTCGACCAAAGACCTGGTCGCCGCGGTGCTCGAGCCGCTGGGTGAGGTGGTGGCGCCGCCGGGATCGTTCAACAACGAGCTGGGCCATCCCTGGACGGTGCTGCGGGCGACCCGGCGCACCGACTACCTGGTGTTGGAGATGTCGGCACGCCATCCCGGCAATATCGCCGCGCTGGCCCGGATCGCCCCGCCCGCCATCGGCGTGGTGCTCAACGTGGGCACCGCGCACCTCGGCGAGTTCGGCTCGCGAGAGGCGATCGCGCGCACTAAATCCGAACTGCCACAAGCTGTTCCGTCGTCCGGAGTGGTCATCCTCAACGTCGACGACCCATCGGTGGCGGCGATGGCGCACGTCAGCTCGGGATGGGTGGTTCGGGTCAGCCGATCCAGCGAGACCGATTCGGGGCCCAGCGACGTCTGGGCCGAGGGCGTGTCGCTGGACGAATTGGCCAGGCCGCGCTTTACCCTGCACGCGATGGACGCGCGAGGCGCTCTGGAGGTCGAAGTGCGACTCGGCGTGTACGGCGAACACCAGGTCACCAATGCGCTGTGTGCCAGCGCGGTCGCCCTGCAGTGCGGCGCCGGCGTCGAGCAGATCGCGGCATCGCTGGCCGCGGCGGGCCCGGTGTCGCGGCACCGCATGCAGGTGACCAACCGGGCCGACGGGGTGACCGTCATCGACGACGCCTACAACGCCAACCCTGACTCGATGCGCGCGGGACTGCAGGCGCTGGCTCAGATCGCCCGCGGCGGCGGGCTTGGGAACGCCGAAAAGCGCAGGAGCTGGGCGGTGCTCGGCGAGATGGCCGAGCTGGGGGAGGACGCGATAACCGAGCACGATGCCATCGGCCGGCTGGCGGTGCGCTTAGATGTGTCTCGACTTGTTGTCGTGGGAATGGGGAGGTCGGTAACCGCCATGCACCACGCTGCGGTCATGGAGGGCTCGTGGGGCGCTTCCGGCGATAGGGGGGCCGTGCAGGTCGCCGACGGCGACGCCGCCCTCGACGTGTTGCGGGCCGAACTGCAGCCCGGCGACGTGGTCCTGGTGAAGGCGTCGAACTCCGCCGGACTGGGCGCACTGGCCGAGGCGCTGGTCGCCGAAGGTCCAGCAGGCTCCGCGGGCGAGGTCCGCCCGTGA
- the mraY gene encoding phospho-N-acetylmuramoyl-pentapeptide-transferase yields the protein MRQILVAVAIALTVSILLTPALIRLFTKQGFGHQIREDGPPSHQTKRGTPSMGGVAIVAGIWAGYLGTHLAGLAFDGEGASASGLLVLGLATVLGGVGFLDDLIKIRRSRNLGLNKTAKTVGQIVAAVLFGVLVLGFHNANGLTPASADLSYVREIATVTLAPGLFVLFCVLVVSAWSNAVNFTDGLDGLAAGCMAMVTGAYVLITFWQYRNACATAPGLGCYNVRDPLDLALVAAATAGACIGFLWWNAAPAKIFMGDTGSLALGGIIAGLSVASRTELLAVVLGSLFVAEVVSVVLQILTFRTTGRRVFRMAPFHHHFELSGWAETTVIIRFWLLTAIACGLGVALFYGEWLATIGA from the coding sequence GTGAGGCAGATACTCGTCGCCGTCGCGATCGCCCTGACCGTGTCGATTCTGCTGACCCCCGCGCTGATCCGGCTGTTCACCAAGCAGGGCTTCGGCCACCAGATCCGCGAGGACGGCCCGCCGAGCCACCAAACCAAACGCGGCACCCCGTCGATGGGCGGCGTAGCGATCGTGGCGGGCATTTGGGCCGGCTACCTGGGCACGCACCTGGCCGGGCTGGCGTTCGACGGCGAGGGCGCCTCCGCGTCCGGTCTGCTGGTGCTGGGGTTGGCCACCGTGCTGGGTGGCGTCGGCTTCCTCGACGACCTGATCAAGATCCGCAGGTCGCGCAACCTGGGCTTGAACAAGACGGCCAAGACGGTCGGGCAGATCGTGGCAGCGGTGCTGTTCGGTGTGCTGGTCTTGGGTTTTCACAACGCCAACGGCCTGACGCCGGCCAGCGCGGATCTGTCCTACGTGCGCGAAATCGCCACCGTCACACTGGCTCCCGGACTGTTCGTGCTGTTCTGCGTGCTCGTCGTCAGCGCCTGGTCCAACGCGGTCAACTTCACCGACGGCCTCGACGGGCTGGCCGCGGGCTGCATGGCGATGGTCACCGGCGCGTACGTGTTGATCACCTTCTGGCAGTACCGCAACGCGTGCGCCACCGCGCCCGGCCTGGGCTGCTACAACGTGCGCGATCCGCTGGACCTCGCGCTGGTCGCCGCGGCCACCGCGGGCGCCTGCATCGGCTTTCTGTGGTGGAATGCCGCGCCCGCCAAGATCTTCATGGGCGACACCGGTTCGCTGGCGCTGGGCGGCATCATCGCCGGTCTGTCCGTGGCCAGCCGCACCGAGCTGCTCGCGGTGGTGTTGGGTTCGCTGTTCGTCGCCGAGGTCGTCTCGGTGGTGCTGCAGATCCTCACCTTCCGGACCACCGGGCGCCGGGTGTTCCGGATGGCGCCCTTCCATCACCATTTCGAGTTGAGCGGCTGGGCCGAAACGACGGTCATCATCCGCTTCTGGCTGCTCACCGCGATCGCGTGCGGGCTGGGAGTGGCGCTGTTCTACGGTGAGTGGCTCGCCACGATCGGCGCATGA
- the murD gene encoding UDP-N-acetylmuramoyl-L-alanine--D-glutamate ligase: MSGPEPLSPLSVGAPVLIAGARVTGRAILGALTRFGAVATLCDDDPAMLAPYAENGVRTVDPTTAVPQIADYALVVTSPGFQPSAPVLAAAAAAGVPIWGDVELAWRLDAAGCYGTPRRWLVVTGTNGKTTTTSMLHAMLIAGGRRSLLCGNIGDPVLDVLDQPADLLAVELSSFQLFWAPSLRPAAGVVLNIAEDHLDWHASMAEYTAAKARVLDGGVAVVGLDDSRAAALLSTAAAPVRVGFRLGEPAAGELGVRDGQLVDRAFADDLTLLSAASIPVPGPVGVLDTLAAAALARSVDVPAAAIADAISTFQLGRHRSEVVAVADGIRYVDDSKATNPHAAEASVMAYPRVVWVAGGLLKGATLHAEVARMASRLVGAVLIGRDRQEVAEALSRHAPDVPVVQVVTGEDAGMYATADTNVTKVDSVGDSLGARVMTAAVAAARNLARSGDTVLLAPAGASFDQFSSYADRGDAFAAAVRAALR; the protein is encoded by the coding sequence ATGTCCGGGCCGGAACCCTTGTCTCCGCTGTCGGTGGGTGCGCCCGTCCTGATCGCCGGTGCCCGGGTGACCGGCCGGGCGATCCTAGGTGCGCTGACCCGGTTCGGCGCCGTGGCCACGCTGTGCGACGACGATCCGGCCATGCTGGCCCCGTACGCCGAAAACGGTGTCCGCACAGTCGATCCCACCACCGCGGTTCCGCAGATCGCGGACTACGCGCTGGTGGTCACCAGCCCGGGATTCCAGCCGTCGGCGCCGGTGCTGGCCGCCGCCGCGGCGGCGGGCGTGCCGATCTGGGGCGACGTGGAACTGGCCTGGCGGCTGGATGCCGCGGGGTGCTACGGCACACCGCGGCGCTGGCTGGTGGTGACCGGCACCAACGGCAAGACCACGACGACGTCGATGCTGCACGCCATGTTGATCGCCGGCGGGCGGCGCAGCCTGCTGTGCGGCAATATCGGCGACCCGGTACTCGACGTCCTGGACCAGCCGGCCGACCTGCTGGCCGTCGAACTGTCAAGCTTCCAGCTGTTTTGGGCACCGTCGCTGCGGCCCGCGGCGGGCGTCGTGCTCAACATCGCCGAGGACCACCTGGACTGGCACGCGTCGATGGCCGAGTACACCGCGGCCAAGGCCCGGGTGCTGGATGGCGGGGTCGCGGTGGTCGGGCTGGACGACAGCCGGGCCGCTGCTCTGCTGAGCACCGCCGCGGCACCGGTGCGGGTGGGTTTCCGGCTCGGCGAGCCGGCCGCGGGGGAGCTCGGGGTGCGCGACGGGCAGCTGGTCGATCGCGCGTTTGCCGATGATCTGACCCTGCTGTCGGCCGCGTCCATCCCGGTGCCGGGCCCGGTGGGCGTGCTCGACACCCTGGCCGCAGCGGCCCTGGCCCGTAGCGTCGACGTGCCCGCCGCCGCGATCGCGGACGCCATCTCGACGTTTCAGCTGGGTCGGCACCGGTCCGAAGTCGTCGCGGTGGCCGACGGAATCCGGTACGTCGACGATTCGAAGGCGACCAACCCGCACGCCGCCGAGGCGTCGGTGATGGCCTACCCGCGGGTGGTGTGGGTGGCCGGTGGTTTGCTCAAGGGTGCAACGCTGCACGCGGAGGTCGCCAGAATGGCATCTCGTCTGGTCGGCGCGGTACTCATCGGCCGAGACCGGCAAGAGGTTGCCGAGGCGTTATCGCGACACGCGCCCGATGTACCCGTGGTCCAGGTTGTGACAGGCGAGGATGCTGGTATGTATGCGACTGCTGATACTAATGTGACAAAAGTTGACAGTGTGGGGGATAGTCTCGGCGCTCGCGTAATGACCGCTGCTGTGGCGGCGGCTCGTAATTTGGCCAGGTCGGGCGACACGGTGCTGCTGGCACCGGCGGGGGCGTCGTTTGACCAGTTCAGCAGCTACGCCGACCGGGGTGACGCATTCGCGGCCGCCGTACGCGCGGCGCTGCGGTAG
- the ftsW gene encoding putative lipid II flippase FtsW: MGNALTRRLRRGKKKIEAPPVEAADAVPKSTGADTVTDAEAPTDAMGAPEASGAAEADQAPDQAPTAAKVQVKDPQDSPRARFGAWLHRPMTSFHLIVAIAGLLTTLGLTMVLSASGVRSYGDDGSPWVIFGKQVLWTVIGVFGAYVSMRMPVRFLRRVAFPGYVVTIILLVLVLVPGIGNLANGSRKWFVVAGFSMQPSELAKIAFAIWGAHLLASRRMERATLREMLIPLVPAAVIALGLIVAQPDLGQTVSMGIILLALLWYAGLPLRVFGTSLIAVFMAGAVLAMSAGYRSDRVRSWINPENDPQDTGYQARQAKFALAHGGIFGDGLGQGTAKWNYLPNAHNDFIFAIIGEELGFIGAFGLLALFGLFAYTGMRIARRSADPFLRLLTATTTMWILGQAFINIGYVIGVLPVTGLQLPLISAGGTSTAATLFMIGIMCNAARHEPEAVAALRAGRDDKMNRLLRLPLPEPYSPTRIESFRDRKKSQPRAPRPAAPARGRKAPTRKAEPPTRKARREPEPPLRPVFPRTAARAETRSRHHGSDQRYPRQGAGQRQTRRARALEGQRYG, from the coding sequence GTGGGTAACGCGCTGACCCGGCGCCTACGCCGGGGCAAGAAGAAAATCGAGGCCCCGCCGGTCGAGGCGGCGGACGCCGTCCCGAAAAGCACCGGGGCCGACACCGTGACGGATGCCGAGGCGCCGACGGATGCGATGGGCGCCCCCGAGGCGTCGGGCGCCGCCGAGGCGGACCAGGCCCCGGACCAGGCCCCGACGGCGGCAAAAGTCCAGGTCAAGGATCCGCAGGACAGTCCGCGCGCCCGGTTCGGCGCCTGGCTGCACCGCCCGATGACGTCTTTTCACCTGATCGTCGCGATCGCCGGACTGCTGACCACGCTGGGCCTGACCATGGTGTTGTCGGCCTCGGGTGTGCGGTCCTACGGCGACGACGGCTCGCCATGGGTGATCTTCGGCAAGCAGGTGTTGTGGACGGTCATCGGGGTCTTCGGGGCCTATGTCTCGATGCGGATGCCGGTGCGGTTCCTGCGTAGGGTGGCCTTCCCGGGCTACGTCGTCACCATCATCCTGCTGGTGCTGGTGCTCGTTCCCGGCATCGGAAACCTCGCCAACGGCTCGCGGAAGTGGTTCGTGGTCGCGGGCTTCTCGATGCAGCCCTCCGAGCTGGCCAAGATCGCGTTCGCCATCTGGGGTGCGCACCTGCTGGCGTCGCGGCGCATGGAGCGGGCCACGCTGCGCGAGATGTTGATCCCGCTGGTGCCGGCGGCGGTCATCGCGCTCGGGCTGATCGTCGCCCAGCCCGACCTCGGGCAGACGGTGTCGATGGGCATCATCCTGCTCGCCCTGCTGTGGTACGCCGGGTTGCCGCTGCGAGTCTTCGGAACGTCGCTAATCGCGGTCTTCATGGCCGGGGCGGTGCTGGCCATGTCCGCCGGTTACCGGTCGGACCGGGTGCGCTCCTGGATCAACCCGGAGAACGACCCGCAGGACACCGGCTACCAGGCGCGGCAGGCGAAGTTCGCGCTGGCCCACGGCGGCATCTTCGGCGACGGCCTCGGCCAGGGCACCGCGAAATGGAACTACCTGCCCAATGCGCACAACGACTTCATCTTCGCGATCATCGGCGAGGAGCTGGGCTTCATCGGCGCCTTCGGGCTGCTGGCGCTGTTCGGGTTGTTCGCCTACACCGGGATGCGGATCGCGCGCCGGTCGGCCGACCCGTTCCTGCGGCTGCTGACCGCCACCACCACGATGTGGATCCTCGGGCAGGCCTTCATCAACATCGGCTACGTGATCGGCGTGCTGCCGGTTACCGGTCTGCAGCTGCCTCTGATATCGGCAGGCGGAACATCCACGGCCGCAACGCTTTTCATGATCGGCATCATGTGTAACGCGGCGCGGCATGAGCCCGAGGCGGTGGCCGCGCTGCGCGCCGGGCGCGACGACAAGATGAACCGGCTGCTGCGGCTGCCGCTGCCCGAGCCGTATTCGCCGACTCGCATCGAGTCGTTCCGCGACCGCAAGAAGTCGCAGCCCCGGGCGCCGCGACCGGCCGCCCCGGCGCGGGGGCGTAAGGCCCCGACCCGGAAAGCCGAGCCACCCACGCGTAAGGCACGCCGCGAGCCCGAGCCGCCCCTGCGACCGGTTTTTCCGCGGACAGCTGCCCGCGCGGAAACCCGGTCAAGGCATCATGGATCTGATCAGCGCTATCCCAGACAGGGAGCCGGTCAGCGCCAAACACGGCGCGCTCGCGCACTGGAAGGTCAGCGTTACGGGTGA
- the murG gene encoding undecaprenyldiphospho-muramoylpentapeptide beta-N-acetylglucosaminyltransferase, with protein sequence MNHTFNVPTGGQGVSPSPAGAALSVVLAGGGTAGHVEPAMAVADALSALDPQVRITALGTARGLETRLVPERGYHLELITPVPLPRKPSGDLARLPPRVWRAVRETRLVLDAVDADVVVGFGGYVALPAYLAARGVPGVRRRIPVVIHEANARAGLANRVGARTADRVLSAVPHSGLRRAEVVGVPVRATIASLDRASLRAQARRHFGFAGDARVLLVFGGSQGAVSLNRAVSGAAAELAAAGVSVLHAHGPKNTLELREPEDGDPPYRAVPYLDRMDLAYAAADLAICRSGAMTVAEVSAVGLPAIYVPLPIGNGEQRLNALPVVNAGGGMVVSDAVLTPDLVAREVIGLLTDPPRLAAMTAAAARVGHPDAARRVAAAALDIARQARDRGPRSGRRAGKTP encoded by the coding sequence GTGAATCACACGTTCAACGTGCCGACCGGCGGGCAGGGGGTTAGTCCCTCGCCCGCCGGTGCCGCGTTGTCGGTCGTGCTGGCCGGCGGTGGCACTGCCGGCCATGTGGAGCCCGCGATGGCCGTCGCCGATGCCCTGAGCGCGTTGGATCCGCAGGTCCGCATCACCGCGCTGGGTACCGCGCGTGGGCTCGAGACCCGGCTGGTGCCCGAACGCGGCTACCACCTCGAGCTGATCACCCCGGTGCCGCTGCCCCGTAAACCGAGCGGTGACCTGGCCCGGCTGCCACCGCGGGTGTGGCGCGCCGTGCGCGAGACCCGCTTGGTGCTCGACGCCGTCGACGCCGACGTGGTGGTGGGATTCGGTGGTTACGTGGCGTTGCCCGCCTACCTCGCGGCACGCGGCGTCCCCGGTGTTCGGCGGCGCATCCCGGTGGTGATTCACGAGGCCAACGCGCGCGCCGGGCTGGCGAATCGCGTCGGTGCCCGCACCGCGGACCGGGTGCTGTCCGCGGTGCCGCATTCCGGGCTGCGCCGTGCCGAGGTGGTCGGGGTGCCGGTCCGCGCGACGATCGCCTCGCTGGATCGCGCGTCGCTGCGGGCCCAGGCGCGCCGGCACTTCGGGTTCGCCGGCGACGCGCGGGTGCTGCTGGTGTTCGGCGGTTCGCAGGGCGCGGTCTCGCTCAACCGCGCGGTCTCGGGGGCCGCCGCCGAGCTGGCCGCCGCGGGTGTGTCCGTGCTGCACGCGCACGGGCCGAAGAACACCCTCGAGCTGCGCGAACCAGAAGACGGCGATCCCCCATACCGGGCGGTGCCGTATCTCGACCGGATGGACCTGGCCTATGCGGCCGCGGACCTGGCCATCTGCCGCTCCGGGGCGATGACGGTCGCCGAGGTGTCGGCCGTCGGCCTGCCGGCCATCTACGTTCCGCTCCCGATCGGCAACGGCGAGCAGCGGCTCAACGCGCTGCCGGTGGTCAACGCCGGCGGTGGCATGGTCGTCTCCGATGCCGTCCTGACGCCGGACCTGGTGGCCCGGGAGGTGATCGGGCTGCTCACCGACCCGCCGCGGCTGGCGGCGATGACCGCGGCCGCCGCCCGGGTAGGGCATCCGGACGCGGCGCGCCGGGTCGCCGCGGCGGCCCTGGACATCGCGCGACAGGCACGTGACAGGGGGCCGAGGTCCGGCCGGAGGGCCGGGAAAACGCCGTGA
- the murC gene encoding UDP-N-acetylmuramate--L-alanine ligase encodes MTADQLPPELQRVHMVGIGGAGMSGIARILLDRGGQVSGSDAKESRGVHALRARGAQIRIGHDPSSLDLLPGGPTAVITTHAAIPKTNPELVEARRRGIPVVLRPTVLAKLMDGRTTLMVTGTHGKTTTTSMLIVALQHCGRDPSFAVGGDLGEAGTNAHHGSGDCFVAEADESDGSLLEYAPNVAVVTNIETDHLDYYGSEDAYVAVFDAFVERLAPGGALVVCTDDPGAAALAQRSSELGIRVLRYGSAPDQQAPASGRYPQAATLLSWEQQGTGAVAHIRLGDGPVRAMRLSVPGRHMALNALGALLAATEVGAPTDGVLDGLAGFEGVRRRFELVGTVGSVRVFDDYAHHPTEIAATLAAVRTVVEQGGEGRSLVVFQPHLYSRTKTFAAEFGHALDAADEVFVLDVYGAREKPLAGVSGASVAEHVSVPARYLPDFSAVAEQVAAAAGPGDVIVTMGAGDVTLLGAEIVNALRARANRSAPGQPGVLR; translated from the coding sequence GTGACGGCCGACCAGTTGCCGCCCGAGCTACAGAGGGTGCACATGGTGGGCATCGGGGGAGCCGGCATGTCGGGCATCGCCCGCATCCTGCTGGACCGCGGCGGGCAGGTATCCGGCTCCGACGCCAAGGAATCCCGCGGTGTGCACGCGCTGCGGGCCCGGGGCGCCCAGATCCGCATCGGGCACGACCCGTCGTCGCTGGACCTGCTGCCCGGCGGCCCGACCGCGGTCATCACCACTCACGCCGCCATCCCGAAGACCAACCCCGAGCTGGTCGAGGCCCGGCGCCGCGGCATTCCGGTGGTGTTGCGGCCGACCGTGCTGGCCAAGCTGATGGACGGGCGGACCACGCTGATGGTCACCGGCACCCACGGCAAGACCACAACGACGTCGATGCTGATCGTGGCGTTGCAGCACTGCGGTCGCGACCCGTCGTTCGCGGTGGGCGGGGATCTCGGCGAGGCCGGCACCAACGCCCACCACGGCAGCGGCGACTGCTTCGTCGCCGAGGCCGACGAAAGCGACGGCTCGCTGCTCGAATACGCGCCGAACGTCGCGGTGGTCACCAATATCGAGACCGATCACCTGGACTACTACGGCAGCGAAGACGCCTATGTCGCGGTCTTCGACGCGTTCGTCGAGCGGCTGGCCCCGGGCGGAGCGCTGGTGGTCTGCACCGACGACCCGGGCGCCGCCGCGCTGGCGCAGCGCAGCAGTGAACTGGGAATCCGGGTGCTGCGCTACGGATCTGCGCCCGACCAGCAGGCCCCGGCAAGCGGGCGGTACCCCCAGGCCGCCACGCTGCTGTCTTGGGAGCAGCAGGGCACCGGAGCCGTCGCGCATATCCGGCTGGGTGATGGACCCGTGCGCGCGATGCGCCTGTCGGTGCCGGGACGGCACATGGCGCTCAATGCGCTGGGTGCGTTGCTGGCCGCGACCGAGGTCGGCGCCCCGACCGACGGAGTGCTCGACGGGCTGGCCGGCTTCGAGGGGGTGCGTCGCCGCTTCGAACTGGTCGGAACGGTCGGCTCGGTGCGGGTGTTCGACGACTACGCCCACCATCCGACCGAGATCGCTGCCACGCTGGCGGCGGTCCGCACGGTCGTCGAGCAGGGCGGCGAGGGTCGCTCGCTGGTGGTGTTTCAGCCCCACTTATATTCGCGGACAAAGACTTTCGCCGCCGAGTTCGGCCACGCCCTGGACGCCGCCGACGAGGTGTTCGTGCTCGACGTGTACGGCGCGCGCGAGAAGCCGTTGGCCGGTGTCAGTGGGGCCAGCGTCGCCGAGCACGTCAGCGTGCCGGCGCGCTACCTGCCGGATTTCTCCGCGGTCGCCGAGCAGGTCGCCGCCGCCGCCGGTCCCGGGGACGTGATCGTGACGATGGGCGCCGGCGACGTGACGCTGCTGGGCGCCGAAATCGTGAACGCGCTGCGGGCGCGGGCCAATCGCAGCGCGCCCGGCCAGCCCGGGGTTTTGCGATGA